One Salvia splendens isolate huo1 chromosome 1, SspV2, whole genome shotgun sequence genomic window, TCTCTCTTGCATGGACTGGTACTCCATTATATATTAGTCATCTAATTATAACATCATTGAATCTAATCTTACATTTTACTGCACTTGAAatgttattattaatatttatgatTGACTTGCTgccagtgttgtcaaaatgtcgttcgggtcgctcgggtcgcccgggtcgcctgggtcAAGACCATCACctccccaacatgggtgggtcgatcgagatacagggtcgccgCTGGGTCGGCTGGGTCGCCTGGGCGAGTGAGTCGCCTGGGGCGCCCTAAACACatgctatctctgattttctcaaatctctcacatgttttctgactctctcaatcacaattctctatatatatgcatgcaccacatcaaacttttcaaacctactttctacactttagaattcggcctcttcactcctaaacaaataaacaattcaaagatctgttgctgccacccttcatatattcctttgttttgatattttcagacaatggtttcaattatttattgtgttatgacttatgaattgttttgatattttgatcatttctattttccattttatctctattcacatgaattgcgtctaaatttatattatttgatatattataaacattagagcaatatatttattttatttaatattaaaaggcaaaaaaattaacctagctttgtgggtctctcgaccccgtcGACTCGTGGACCTGCTACCCGAATTTTCACCCcatcgacccggtgcgccccgcgaccctaacaacactgcttGCTGCTTGTCTTCTTGGGACTATTGAAGAATTTAAAATGACACAACATTTTTGCAAAGGCTCTACATTGAATGCACTTGGTAAAATGTTGATGCTTCTGTAAAATCTGCAATTTTGCCGGTGAACAATTGACAACTTTTGGTATGAATAGAGAGTGCATATTAGTTTCTAAAACATGTCCCATATTTGATTAGAAAAGGGTATGGTATCCACCCTTGTGCATCCGAAGCCTTCTGTACAAGTACAACTTTCTATTTATTCCTCCATTAGTTAAAGGTAGCAATATTTGACATGTCAAATTGACTCATCCATTTAATTTAGTTCCCCATTCTTACTCTGCTTATAGGGATGAAAAAAACATATTGGATTACTTGCAATATCGAACCTGATATACAACATCTATCACTTGATCGAAGAAAACTTCCTAGCAGTTTTGTAGTTAGGCCACGTGATCTCAACAGGTTACTGGCTAATTTCCAATCAACCCTTCAAGAGATTACAATGATCTCAACACAACAATCTGTTTTGCCTGTTGATGCTACTGATCAGATTGGGGGGAAAGCTGTTGAGTTTAGAAGCTACATTGATCCAACTAAAGGTAAACCAAGCAATTTTGTCACACTTATATGTTCTCCTATAGCAAAATCTTGATGCATCTAAAATTAAACTCCAGCTTCTTGATTTCAGAAAATGATTCATCACTACATACTCAGCTGTGGATAGATCCTGCAGAAGAGTTTGTGCAGTATACTCATACTCGTGATCCTGTAGACGTAACATTTGGAGTGAGAGAGCTGAAGGTGATGGAACTATATGGAAACTTACATTCTGTTTTTTACTGTGGTTTCTTGAGTGAGATGATCTTAGTAAAATTACATCCTTCTACAATCATTCTCTTATTCAGACATTATCATTCAACTACTGACCTTCACACATGCTTTTGCTGTACAACTCCATTACAAATTAAAGTTTCTACAATCCTTCTATGAACATTCCCTTATTCAGACATTATCATTCAACTACTGACCTTCACACATGCTTTTGCTGTACAACtccattaaaaaataaagtttCTACAATGGgcaataattattttctgtTGTCTTATTTAATCAGGTAggagtacttttttaaatttcattttctaaataATGTTTGGCACTAcactcatttatttttttatctttctcttgTGCCAGGCATTTCTTTCATTCTGTGAGGGATGTGAAGTTGATATACATTTATATTTTGACAAAGCTGGAGAGTAAGAGTCTCTTCTGCCAGTGCTCATTATTTAATACTAAGACCTTCCTTTTTCTTATTGATGTTTAATTTAAGCTCACTTCTGTTTGGGATGTATAGATTCATCCAAAAGATGGATGACTTCTGACTGGCTTAATTTTGGCCCAAATGCATGCCCTCAATTATTAAGAagtttattttttactatataaaacaTCTTAGGTAGTAAGATTATGGACTAAAGATGTTAAAAAATGCACTATTAGCCACTTCACACGTCTTGCAAAAAATACCTCTGCTGCATCTGCATGCTCTCTGCAGCTAACATCAGTTCCCACACCTGTTGGCATTTTAAATTTGGTTATGAACTATGAATGCTATCTtgttaaatataaaattgattgtttgaggaACAGGCCAATCCTAATGGCGCCCAAATTTGGCGTAGACGACGGCTCATTTTCAAACTTTGATGCTACCCTAGTACTTGCTACAATGCTTGTATCACAACTCAGTGGTGGGAATTCCTCTGAGCCTGCAGCAGCAACGGCAGCACAGCAGGGAACAAAAGGAAACACTACTGAGCACCCATCTGATCATACCAGAATTTGGTCCGAACTCTCCGGTCAGTTCTGAGTTGAGGTAGTGTTATAGAATTTAAAACATACACGTTCTTCATAGATGCATCCACATGCAGGAAGTGCTGTAAGATATGGAAATGCTGCTCACGATCCGCTTGTCCCTGGGGAAAGAAATCAAAACACCAATGAGCAGACCACAATCCAGAGGATTGGTGCGATGAATATATCTAGAGATAAGAATGCTGATGGAGTTCCCGTTAACGGCAAGGAGTATCCTTCAGCTTTATTAGCTACTAGAATCTTATTGCTATCTTACCTGATTAATCATATGGCACTTAGATTTCATGCTCATTTTCTATGATATGGGGTTGAAATAGTTGGTAGAGTCTAGCATTTTCCCTTGTTGGATGCTGGTTGTGGTGTGAAGTAAGTTGTTTATTGAGATTGGTTTCCAAATGCTTACTTTGTGATACATTTTCATCTCTTATGCATCCCACTCTGAGGTTAATAGGTAGCCCACTATATGtgtatataaaatttataagatGCAATCACGTGATTCATCCTCTCATGTCCATGATTTCTAGAGTGTTTGCTATTAATATTTCTTGACAAAAATGTATAGCTTCCATCCAGCAGAAACTGATGATACCAGACGGCCTGAAGGTTCATCTAAATATGCAGATCATTCTCATTCATTTTTTTCGTTTCTGgttaagtatcattttataattgttCTGTAGAGAATAATGGGCGTGCCCCCTCACATCACCATCCAAGCAACTGGATAGATGCAGACGAGGATGATGATGAAGGGGATGATTCAGAGCTGTGTGTGCAGTCAACACCCCCATACTCATGAAGTGTGTGGCTAATTCAAAATTGCCCTTTCATGCTCAATTGTAAGTCAAGTCTCTGACTCCCAATTCTTCAAATCGTGCTCCTAATTGATCTTAATGTTCTCAAAATCAGGTCAATACAGTATGTACAATAAAACATGGAAAAATCATAGATCTATATATGTGATTTTCCTGTGTTAGTTTTTAAGGACCAACacaacattttctttttttatttcctttcctactttattttcagttcatttaattaattaaacatttttttttgaatttctgTACTGAAAAATGTCTCAACTACATTGGAGTATTTATCTTGACAATTGCTCTTTGTCAACTGGAATAGTGAAAGTTGCCTCTTTATCAACTGGAATAaaagatttgaaatttgaatctCACTCACACACCACACATGTAAAATCTTGTAAGTGGATCTTGTCATATTCATTTTTCAAGTGATTAATCCATAACTCATGTAATACAAAAACCACATCAGCTTATCATAGTTAGTATATATGTAAAACTAGTATCAACACCGTGCGTTGCATGCACGACTCATTGATTTTTCTTTGAAGCtaaaattcaagaaaacttgAAACAGAATTTGTACACAGTTACCTTTTTTTCGTAATAATTGAAACTCCTAGTTTTGGATTCCTTCCCAATTGATGAATAATTGTAAAACGACAAACAATTGAAACATAATGAATAGCATAAAAATAGCATAAtgtatttctttgattttcatATACTCCTTATTTATCCAACAGTTGTTAGTGTGCAATTTATAttgtataaattatttaaaactaatttatttttaattcttattgtataacaataaattaaaatattaaaattgtgAAAATTTGGTAAGAACTTTTTATGTATGCGCAAACTTATTTTCAagaattactataaaataaaattgtgaaAGGGTTGGAATCGGACTCCTTAAAATATTTATGAGTAATTTACTTTTTGCAGATTTTgtttgcaaaaaaataaaagatgataTTTTATAAAGACTAAAACGGAGATCTAAATTGAAACTTAGCACAGTTTCTAAAAAACTAAATCCAAAATAACTGAAATATCATGAATTTGTtaaaaaagaatgataattaatAGTAcgtattataatattattctcttttcacCTAGTCCTTATTGTTAGCAACAACATAATGAATagcataaaaaaatatagtactatcaaaaaaagaaagataagacaatgtaatataaaatatcataattaagaacacaaataataataataataataataataataataataataataataataataataataattggcGTGCGCGATTGAGAGCTTTTGCGTGGTTCAAGCTATATGGAAAAGATAAttgaaccggatggatcagttagcaaatgtcgttgccacttgatcaaggcgttcgCGCTCTCGCTCACCagccaatgtaatttatataactcccaattttgcactactttaacagtaaagcggcaagttcggggtcaatcccacagagaagcgagtgtatcgagtgtgtgcgTAGTGAATAGGGTTCGTccgctgccacgctttaattttagggagttttaactactgagtTTACACTAGGCACAAAGTAAACTGTCTACTGGACCAAGTCACTGattactactggatcaagtaaaCGACAGACTAAAAATAAGAACTCAACTAACTAAGCATGCTACGAGAAACATGAAACACCTTCCCACTCAACATGATTAAACACTTGGTTAAAGATTAAAAAGCTAATCGGAACTTGAAAACAGTAAACACGAGAACGAAAATAAAACAACTCGATTTTATACTgaaaactcagaacagtacagcgAACATGCGGAATGTGAAAAGATCGAAACTTTAGCTATAATacgaaattaaactaagctaacacttcggagaataaagcaagtaaaaccgagaagtcctcggcgggaaacttgaGATAACGCCGACAGATATCGAGGATTCTGTAGCGCTTCCTTCGATCGCCCTCTCTAACTAAACATTTTCTCTATTTAAACTATCTCTGGAActgagctaaactaaactacaCTAAACTAAGCTGAAGACGGAAGAAAATGGTAAAAGGGCTTCCGACTCTCATcattgtggtggcacatcctctatttataagctcggcaacgacctccagctggataacgatcttgacagaaaatattcgctcacgctgtggacgagcgactcatcgattgctacgttttttccttctagaatgacgacgcttttcagtaacagattcatgactcagctccgtccatgcgtctcatatatcagcacgtgtccccttctagaacgtcgtccttgataacagaatgatgcgcaccatccagctcattaacctcacgtgtccttcttctagaagccagtggtcccctccttgactgc contains:
- the LOC121751448 gene encoding cell cycle checkpoint control protein RAD9A-like; translation: MEFSVSGTALKTFARSITCLARIGNELVLQSSSSQLCLHTLNSSRSAYQSITFKPDFFDVFSVSGSQVQCSVLLKAICSVLRTPVASIDHLTVQLADSDASKVQWALDCSNGMKKTYWITCNIEPDIQHLSLDRRKLPSSFVVRPRDLNRLLANFQSTLQEITMISTQQSVLPVDATDQIGGKAVEFRSYIDPTKENDSSLHTQLWIDPAEEFVQYTHTRDPVDVTFGVRELKAFLSFCEGCEVDIHLYFDKAGEPILMAPKFGVDDGSFSNFDATLVLATMLVSQLSGGNSSEPAAATAAQQGTKGNTTEHPSDHTRIWSELSGSAVRYGNAAHDPLVPGERNQNTNEQTTIQRIGAMNISRDKNADGVPVNGKDFHPAETDDTRRPEENNGRAPSHHHPSNWIDADEDDDEGDDSELCVQSTPPYS